In Etheostoma spectabile isolate EspeVRDwgs_2016 chromosome 20, UIUC_Espe_1.0, whole genome shotgun sequence, the following are encoded in one genomic region:
- the LOC116670024 gene encoding cocaine- and amphetamine-regulated transcript protein, with amino-acid sequence MVSARALLLAATCCCTYLWLARAEDSSLETRSLDFPLKTQQEKDLIDALQEVLEKLRSKEMPLEKKLGWLPSCDAGEPCAVRKGARIGTLCSCPRGTSCNFYVLKCL; translated from the exons ATGGTCAGCGCTCGGGCTCTTCTCCTCGCAGCCACCTGCTGCTGCACCTACCTGTGGCTCGCTCGTGCAGAAGACTCCTCACTGGAGACGCGCTCTTTGGATTTTCCTTTGAAAACGCAACAGGAGAAAGACCTG ATTGACGCGTTGCAAGAAGTTTTGGAGAAGCTGAGGAGCAAAGAGATGCCCTTAGAGAAAAAGCTTGGCTGGCTGCCTTCG TGTGACGCCGGGGAGCCGTGCGCCGTGCGTAAAGGCGCGCGTATCGGCACGCTGTGCAGCTGTCCCCGGGGGACTTCATGTAACTTTTATGTTCTTAAATGTTTatga
- the yju2 gene encoding splicing factor YJU2, with translation MSERKVLNKYYPPDFDPSKIPKLKLPKDRQYVVRLMAPFNMRCKTCGEYIYKGKKFNARKETVQNELYMGLPIFRFYIKCTRCLAEITFKTDPENTDYAMEHGATRNFQAEKLIEEEEKRVQLEREEEELNNPMKVLENRTKDSKMEMEVLENLQELKELNQRQALVDFEGMIDRYREMEKREKEREKDEDERETKEMLDRALVKRLRDSDSDSEKEEESSSSSAQSRKPSTDKPTDILTTVKTPEAQGTSAGGGKRAKVESWERSVGTLGSKGALGSLVVRKKPAATFIKPSPVAAAAAPTSQTESNASMAESKNALRPVTTQNGSSSLSLLGAYSDSDSNDSE, from the exons ATGTCTGAAagaaaagtactgaat AAATACTACCCCCCGGATTTTGATCCATCCAAAATCCCAAAACTTAAACTCCCAAAAGATCGTCAGTATGTGGTCAGATTGATGGCTCCATTCAATATGAG GTGTAAAACATGTGGCGAGTACATCTACAAGGGGAAGAAGTTCAATGCACGCAAAGAGACTGTTCAGAATGAGCTTTACATGGGACTACCGATCTTCCGTTTCTACATCAAATGTACTCGATGTCTTGCTGAGATTACGTTTAAG ACTGACCCAGAGAACACAGACTACGCAATGGAGCATGGTGCAACGCGAAACTTCCAGGCAGAGAAACtgattgaggaggaggagaagagagtcCAGCTGGAGAGGGAAGAAGAGGAACTTAACAACCCCATGAAG GTGTTGGAGAACCGCACAAAGGATTCCAAGATGGAGATGGAGGTTCTGGAGAACCTGCAGGAGCTGAAGGAGCTGAACCAGAGGCAAGCTCTGGTGGACTTTGAGGGAATGATCGACCGatacagagagatggagaagagagagaaggaaagggaGAAAGATGAGGATGAACGTGAAACAAA AGAGATGTTGGATCGTGCCCTTGTGAAAAGACTGAGAGACTCCGACTCTGATtcagagaaggaagaggagagcagcagtagcagcgCGCAGTCAAGGAAACCCAGCACAGACAAACCAACAGACATCCTCACCACTGTCAAAACCCCAGAGGCACAG GGAACTTCAGCTGGAGGAGGGAAGAGGGCCAAGGTGGAGAGCTGGGAGAGAAGTGTGGGGACACTGGGCAGTAAAGGGGCCCTGGGGTCCCTGGTTGTGCGAAAGAAACCAGCAGCGACTTTCATCAAACCCAGTCCAgtggcagcagctgctgctcccACTTCACAAACGG AGTCAAATGCATCTATGGCTGAGTCCAAGAATGCCTTGAGGCCTGTTACCACACAAAATGGGTCATCATCTCTCAGCCTGCTGGGGGCATATTCAGACAGCGACAGCAATGACAGTGAATGA
- the shda gene encoding src homology 2 domain containing transforming protein D, a: MAKWLKDYLNLGTRRDPPQPPRPDYSESEILRAYRAQKELDFEDPYQHSDKEHQNGGFSPCSATVSLPSFPEFGSVLPNGVEVKVLSPKHRLIKVDSQEFGCCKVPLSPVTVQEEPVVPSAPAALDADTDYSDPFDVRPNPIGRPNWEPKSAPTDCCSYMEPFEAQRIISELQHSMMTNRSGNGDGGQLYDNPYEERIRHHHRAAPASQQLIQRVEGGLAQIESRESRLPQDDERPADEYDQPWEWKKDNISKALAVQFEGAERERSRGQTEQNRLTKTGSTSTITDSTTLRLAGDTLPLLGERVDPFIPLERQVWYHGALSRSEAESLLTLCKESSYLVRNSQTCRNNYSLSLRSCKGFMHMKFSQSADGRYVLGENSPPFSTIPEVIHYYTTHKLPIRGAEHMSLLYPVIVQTL, from the exons ATGGCAAAGTGGCTAAAGGACTACCTAAACCTTGGCACCAGGCGTGACCCTCCACAGCCCCCGAGGCCAGATTACAGTGAGAGTGAGATTTTGAGGGCTTACAGAGCTCAGAAGGAACTAGATTTTGAGGACCCGTATCAACACTCTGATAAGGAGCATCAGAATGGTGGTTTCAGCCCCTGTAGTGCCACAGTGAGCCTTCCCTCTTTCCCTGAATTTGGTTCAGTGCTGCCTAATGGTGTGGAG GTGAAAGTGTTGTCTCCAAAGCACAGACTTATTAAAGTGGACTCTCAGGAGTTTGGTTGCTGTAAAGTCCCCCTGAGTCCTGTGACTGTCCAAGAGGAACCT GTGGTTCCCTCTGCCCCAGCAGCGTTGGACGCTGACACAGACTACTCTGATCCATTTGATGTTCGTCCAAACCCAATAGGCAGACCAAACTGGGAACCCAAATCGGCACCTACAGATTGCTGCAGCTACATGGAGCCATTTGAGGCCCAGCGAATTATCTCAG AGCTGCAGCACAGCATGATGACTAACAGGTCTGGGAATGGAGATGGGGGACAATTATACGATAATCCATACGAGGAAAGGATTCGCCACCACCACCGAGCTGCTCCAGCATCACAACAACTAATTCAGAGGGTTGAGGGGGGACTTGCCCAGATTGAGAGCAGGGAGAGCAGGCTGCCTCAGGATGATGAGAGGCCGGCTGATGAATACGACCAGCCCTGGGAGTGGAAGAAGGACAACATCTCTAAAGCTCTAGCAG TTCAGTTTGAAGGGGCAGAAAGGGAGCGCTCGCGTGGCCAGACGGAGCAGAACAGGCTCACCAAGACTGGCAGTACATCTACCATAACAGACTCAACTACACTCCGTCTGGCTGGTGACACTCTTCCTCTCCTTGGAGAGAGAGTGGATCCATTTATTCCACTGGAGAGACAAGT GTGGTACCATGGAGCCCTGAGCCGCTCGGAGGCAGAGAGTCTACTAACTCTGTGCAAGGAGAGCTCCTACCTGGTTAGGAACAGCCAGACCTGCCGGAACAACTACTCGCTCTCACTCAG GAGCTGTAAGGGCTTCATGCACATGAAGTTCTCTCAGTCTGCAGATGGGCGTTACGTGCTCGGGGAGAACAGCCCTCCCTTCTCCACCATCCCTGAGGTCATCCACTACTACACTACACACAAGCTGCCTATCAGAGGAGCTGAGCATATGTCCCTACTGTATCCTGTCATAGTGCAGACACTCTGA
- the spmap2 gene encoding sperm microtubule associated protein 2 isoform X2, which translates to MATRVQMLSQPKPNRLRYPDRRSVYWLDQLPPEKTGSTTKTELTPRWSELCRSKKFYTQVTISPVWEVSEGALKAVPSNRLCRLAQPRNPAVGWQQDHLLLAPLSRGTQTAVATSRICQLAQPKRRVLLEGSGPKSKPVPMTHIPCKASAHIELLATPKFDHPKFEGERSVCWPVSRAARNYVASPRLHELSSPKERKALFEGYNPYIVSRAARSASPSPRIQQLCLPLPRKCSSNYDGLGQIP; encoded by the exons atggcaacacgGGTGCAGATGCTCTCTCAGCCCAAACCCAACCGACTCAGATATCCAGACCG TCGTTCTGTTTACTGGCTGGATCAGCTGCCACCAGAGAAGACTGGATCCACCACCAAAACTG AGTTAACCCCTCGCTGGTCGGAGCTATGTAGAAGCAAAAAGTTCTACACACAAGTCAC AATATCTCCTGTGTGGGAGGTGAGTGAAGGGGCTCTCAAGGCAGTCCCCTCCAATCGGCTGTGTCGTCTGGCTCAACCGCGGAACCCAGCAGTTGGCTGGCAGCAGGACCACCTACTACTTGCTCCT TTGAGCAGAGGGACACAGACAGCCGTCGCCACTTCCCGAATTTGCCAGCTTGCCCAACCAAAAAGAAGAGTGTTACTAGAGGGTTCTGGCCCCAAATCTAAACCTGTACCCATGACCCACATACCCTGCAAAGCCTCTGCACACATAGAGCTACTTGCTA CCCCTAAGTTCGACCACCCCAAGTTTGAAGGAGAGCGCTCTGTGTGCTGGCCCGTGTCCAGAGCAGCAAGGAACTACGTAGCCAGCCCGAGACTTCATGAGCTGTCCAGTCCCAAAGAGAGGAAGGCTCTGTTTGAGGGATACAACCCTTACATTGTTAGCCGGGCAGCCCGGTCTGCTAGCCCATCGCCTCGGATACAACAGCTGTGTTTGCCTCTGCCTCGCAAATGTAGCTCAAACTACGATGGATTAGGTCAAATCCCCTGA
- the spmap2 gene encoding sperm microtubule associated protein 2 isoform X1 encodes MATRVQMLSQPKPNRLRYPDRRSVYWLDQLPPEKTGSTTKTGTSLTVSLLCFLLLTNLPFAAFFDAVQKTFSAELTPRWSELCRSKKFYTQVTISPVWEVSEGALKAVPSNRLCRLAQPRNPAVGWQQDHLLLAPLSRGTQTAVATSRICQLAQPKRRVLLEGSGPKSKPVPMTHIPCKASAHIELLATPKFDHPKFEGERSVCWPVSRAARNYVASPRLHELSSPKERKALFEGYNPYIVSRAARSASPSPRIQQLCLPLPRKCSSNYDGLGQIP; translated from the exons atggcaacacgGGTGCAGATGCTCTCTCAGCCCAAACCCAACCGACTCAGATATCCAGACCG TCGTTCTGTTTACTGGCTGGATCAGCTGCCACCAGAGAAGACTGGATCCACCACCAAAACTGGTACATCTCTCACtgtttctctcctctgttttcttttacttACAAACCTGccctttgctgctttttttgatgCTGTGCAAAAAACTTTCTCTGCAGAGTTAACCCCTCGCTGGTCGGAGCTATGTAGAAGCAAAAAGTTCTACACACAAGTCAC AATATCTCCTGTGTGGGAGGTGAGTGAAGGGGCTCTCAAGGCAGTCCCCTCCAATCGGCTGTGTCGTCTGGCTCAACCGCGGAACCCAGCAGTTGGCTGGCAGCAGGACCACCTACTACTTGCTCCT TTGAGCAGAGGGACACAGACAGCCGTCGCCACTTCCCGAATTTGCCAGCTTGCCCAACCAAAAAGAAGAGTGTTACTAGAGGGTTCTGGCCCCAAATCTAAACCTGTACCCATGACCCACATACCCTGCAAAGCCTCTGCACACATAGAGCTACTTGCTA CCCCTAAGTTCGACCACCCCAAGTTTGAAGGAGAGCGCTCTGTGTGCTGGCCCGTGTCCAGAGCAGCAAGGAACTACGTAGCCAGCCCGAGACTTCATGAGCTGTCCAGTCCCAAAGAGAGGAAGGCTCTGTTTGAGGGATACAACCCTTACATTGTTAGCCGGGCAGCCCGGTCTGCTAGCCCATCGCCTCGGATACAACAGCTGTGTTTGCCTCTGCCTCGCAAATGTAGCTCAAACTACGATGGATTAGGTCAAATCCCCTGA
- the LOC116669632 gene encoding interleukin-6 receptor subunit beta — protein MERSSAVVWTCLLGVGLTLALPPGCPFNSSNADPRLPQLIGCVFLHRENVTCRWKAGDTPTTDYTLQVHLMLAHKKQHTFTCTTSDTSCTAKLDGTLVNVCFCITVTAHGHNENITSHPRCQSGRTEVMLSPVTLKSSQSVSGRPRCLAVTWSYILSEFPLADSEIKAGNLKSQLEFTAQGQFNAQVETVDVRNTSFLVCLFRPDTLYTVRLRHRYMGPESPWSPWSNACQGRTGEDAPSAAPAFWRRVKQTDKNGWRFITLLWKPLPRFLSNGRVLFFNVTCQTESAQVLIDYGSCRELHHTNTSCSLLLPPGQWSCALTASNSAGTSPEARIWLRGASDTEPPAPRSMTAKPLGDSGLDVRWTAPVNWSTSGFVVEWFAVKERNSSILHWERLNSSCTALVITEGIKPMERYAVSVRALYGQRGAGRNTTVHMYTRQGAPSAGPKVAVQQISGSRVELTWSPVPVELLHGFIRNYTIYSTTANQPARRVTVPGHTLRYSLENLSPGNYDIFMKASTDAGAGAAGPIANVHIGSEEIWIVMYAILPLIVTFLVLVLMACLAQNKMVKHKLCQDIPDPSNSSLAHWIPKDTLESMRHPPLAEKTEIKYSNVILLGEIELLNADTNQDISYQSNLQTYSSHRYCPLPVSGDQTPQDTRKSEQCIRSLSRAKKSSNTDLSSCFSIYSNVLISQTLKCPPSPLPSRSNLPSNDWQHSTVSVNDSKLQQGGDSEPSVSLQGRSTTSFDSPLSQTDELKTFRLFLKQHQSTVSSHSSCILLSHPSAEVTSPQHPYSQSLFNLLPSLQPNTVTHHNDTFNPSFSPFPRSVFVDLSYCPVECDPYISPPV, from the exons ATGGAGCGGAGCTCGGCCGTGGTGTGGACCTGCCTGCTGGGGGTCGGACTCACCCTGG CCTTGCCTCCAGGCTGCCCTTTTAACTCCTCCAATGCTGACCCCCGACTCCCTCAGCTGATTGGCTGTGTGTTCCTGCATCGAGAGAACGTCACCTGCCGCTGGAAGGCTGGAGACACCCCAACGACAGACTACACTCTGCAAGTTCATTTGATGTTAGC acacaaaaaacaacacacgttCACATGCACTACGTCTGACACCAGCTGCACGGCGAAGTTGGACGGCACACTCGTGAACGTCTGCTTTTGCATCACCGTCACAGCACACGGTCACAACGAGAACATAACGTCACATCCTCGGTGTCAGTCTGGTCGGACTGAAG TGATGTTGTCTCCAGTGACGTTGAAgagcagccagtcagtcagtggGAGACCTCGGTGTCTGGCTGTCACCTGGAGCTACATCTTGTCTGAATTTCCTTTGGCTGACTCTGAAATCAAAGCTGGAAACCTGAAATCGCAATTGGAATTCACAGCACAGGGACAG TTCAATGCTCAGGTGGAAACTGTTGATGTGAGAAACACCAGCTTCTTGGTTTGTCTCTTCCGGCCTGACACTTTATACACTGTCAGGCTTCGTCACCGCTACATGGGCCCAGAGAGTCCCTGGAGCCCGTGGAGCAATGCCTGCCAGGGAAGGACAGGAGAGGACG CTCCATCTGCAGCACCAGCCTTCTGGAGGCGagtgaaacagacagacaaaaatggtTGGAGGTTCATCACACTGCtctggaag CCCTTGCCTCGTTTTCTATCCAATGGCAGAGTCCTCTTCTTCAATGTGACTTGTCAAACAGAAAGCGCTCAGGTCCTTATTGATTATGGAAGCTGCAGAGAATTGCACCACACAAATACATCCTGTAGCCTGCTCTTGCCTCCTGGACAATGGTCCTGTGCTTTGACGGCTTCCAACTCCGCAGGGACCTCGCCAGAAGCCCGGATATGGCTCCGGGGGGCTTCTGACACAG AGCCGCCAGCCCCGAGGTCAATGACTGCAAAGCCACTGGGTGACAGTGGCTTGGATGTTCGCTGGACAGCTCCAGTTAATTGGTCAACGAGCGGCTTTGTGGTGGAGTGGTTTGCTGTCAAAGAGAGAAACAGCAGCATCCTACACTGGGAAAGGCTGAATAGTTCCTGTACAGCACTGGTCATCACAG AGGGAATAAAGCCAATGGAGCGTTATGCTGTTTCTGTCAGAGCGCTGTATGGTCAACGAGGGGCAGGGCGGAACACAACGGTTCACATGTATACACGCCAAGGAG CGCCCTCAGCTGGTCCTAAAGTGGCGGTGCAGCAGATCTCTGGCAGCAGAGTGGAGCTGACCTGGAGTCCTGTACCTGTGGAGCTGCTTCATGGTTTCATCCGCAATTACACCATCTACTCCACAACAGCCAACCAACCAGCCAGGA GAGTGACAGTGCCTGGACACACTCTCCGTTACTCTCTGGAGAATCTGTCACCTGGTAACTACGACATCTTCATGAAGGCCAGCACTGATGCTGGAGCCGGAGCAGCTGGGCCCATCGCTAATGTGCACATAG gctCTGAGGAAATCTGGATAGTGATGTATGCCATCCTTCCTCTTATTGTGACTTTCCTGGTGCTGGTGCTGATGGCTTGCCTGGCACAGAATAAGAT GGTTAAACACAAGCTGTGTCAAGACATCCCTGATCCTTCCAATAGCAGCTTGGCCCACTGGATCCCAAAAGACACTTTGGAG AGCATGAGGCATCCTCCATTGGCCGAGAAGACCGAAATCAAATACTCCAACGTTATTTTGCTTGGTGAAATAGAGCTGCTGAACGCCGACACAAATCAGGACATCAGCTATCAGAGTAATCTCCAAACATATTCCTCTCATCGCTACTGCCCGCTCCCAGTTTCAGGGGATCAGACACCTCAAGATACCAGAAAATCTGAGCAGTGCATCAGAAGTTTAAGCAGAGCCAAGAAGAGCTCCAACACTGATCTCTCATCCTGCTTCTCCATCTACTCCAATGTCCTCATCTCTCAGACGCTTAAATGTCCCCCTTCACCCCTCCCATCCCGTTCCAACCTCCCATCCAATGACTGGCAGCACAGCACTGTCAGTGTTAATGACAGTAAGCTCCAGCAAGGTGGAGACAGTGAGCCGTCCGTGTCTCTGCAGGGCAGGAGCACCACCAGCTTTGACTCACCTCTTTCTCAAACAGATGAACTGAAAACCTTCCGTCTTTTTCTGAAACAGCATCAAAGCACTGTCTCGTCTCATTCGTCGTGCATCCTGCTTTCTCACCCATCAGCTGAGGTCACATCACCCCAACACCCTTATTCTCAAAGCCTCTTTAACTTGTTACCTTCGCTGCAGCCCAACACCGTTACTCACCACAATGATACTTTCAATCCGTCGTTTTCACCTTTTCCTCGCTctgtttttgtggatttgtCCTACTGTCCTGTGGAGTGTGATCCTTACATCTCCCCTCCTGTTTAA